A genome region from Megalobrama amblycephala isolate DHTTF-2021 linkage group LG18, ASM1881202v1, whole genome shotgun sequence includes the following:
- the LOC125253160 gene encoding gastrula zinc finger protein XlCGF52.1-like: protein MEIKEEPCGIKEEDTEEQIDLMEVNEDKQQKPHHLKNEDESEVISQTEKNFTHKRAGKTGSFTCSECGMCLTHKTNLKRHMRIHTRQKLFTCSKCGKSFIQKGSLNDHMRSHTGEKPFTCTQCGKSFTQKGSLNVHMRIHTGEKPFTCTQCGKSFKCNSHLKDHLLFHSGVRLFSCDQCDKTFVAQSYLRKHLIVHTDVKPHFCSFCGKSFSLLRYLKDHESIHTGVRPYVCSDCGKTYFSSSHLKTHQRIHTGEKPYKCSHCGKSFARPGHLKDHKRVHTGEKPYKCSQCGKGFARSGHLKDHERVHTGEKPHQCSSCGKSFTQSSSLQSHKKKHCLKLPEGHA from the exons ATGGAGATTAAAGAAGAACCCTGCGGAATAAAAGAAGAAGATACCGAGGAACAAATAG ACCTGATGGAAGTGAATGAAGACAAACAGCAAAAACctcatcatttaaaaaatgaagatGAAAGTGAAGTCATTTCTCAGACTGAAAAGAATTTTACACACAAACGAGCTGGAAAAACTGGATCTTTCACCTGCTCTGAGTGTGGTATGTGTTTAACACATAAAACAAACCTTAAGagacacatgagaattcacactcgACAAAAACTGTTCACATGTTCtaagtgtgggaagagtttcattCAGAAAGGAAGCTTAAATGATCACATGAgatctcacactggagaaaaaccgttcacatgcactcagtgtggaaaaagtttcactcAGAAAGGAAGCTTAAATGTgcacatgaggattcacactggagaaaaaccgttcacatgcactcagtgtggaaagagtttcaaatgCAACAGCCATCTCAAAGATCATCTTCTCTTTCACTCTGGAGTGAGATTATTCAGCTGTGATCAGTGTGATAAAACATTTGTTGCACAATCATACTTGAGAAAACACCTTATAGTTCATACTGATGTGAAGCCTCacttttgttctttttgtggAAAAAGCTTTTCACTATTGAGGTATTTAAAAGATCATGAAAGTATTCATACTGGTGTGAGACCTTATGTGTGCTCTGACTGTGGGAAGACCTATTTTTCATCCAGCCACTTAAAAACACACCAGAGAATTCATAccggagagaaaccttacaagtgctcacactgtggaaagagttttgctCGGCCAGGACACCTGAAAGATCATaagagagttcatactggagagaaaccgtacaAGTGCTCGCAGTGTGGAAAGGGTTTTGCTCGGTCAGGACACCTGAAAGATCATgagagagttcatactggagagaagccgcaccAGTGCTCTtcatgtgggaagagtttcacccAATCATCTAGTCTACAGTCTCATAAGAAAAAGCATTGCCTGAAGTTGCCTgaaggtcatgcgtga
- the LOC125253177 gene encoding gastrula zinc finger protein XlCGF7.1-like: MEVTEDNQHQFQKKMENEDGNTVISQTEKNSTQKRAGKTGVKGSFTCSQCGKNFTQKRRLIIHMKIHTGEKPFTCTQCEKTFSCKSGLNDHLRRHSGVRSFSCDQCDKTFVVSSGLRSHLKVHAGVKPHFCSFCGRSFSRLYSLKEHERIHTGVRPYMCFDCEKTFTTSSVLTKHQRSHTGEKPYKCSHCGKSFAWPGTLKDHERIHTGEKPHQCSSCGKSFTKTSNLRTHEKKHCLKLSK, from the coding sequence ATGGAAGTGACTGAAGACAATCAACATCAGTTTCAAAAGAAGATGGAAAATGAAGATGGAAACACAGTCATTTCACAGACTGAAAAGAATTCCACCCAAAAACGAGCTGGAAAAACTGGAGTCAAGGGATCTTTcacctgctctcagtgtggaaaaaaTTTCACACAGAAAAGAAGACTTATCATacacatgaaaattcacactggagaaaaaccgttcacatgcactcagtgtgaaaagacttTCAGTTGCAAAAGCGGTCTCAATGATCATCTGCGCCGTCACTCTGGAGTGAGATCATTCAGCTGTGATCAGTGTGATAAAACATTTGTTGTTTCATCAGGCTTAAGATCACACCTTAAAGTTCATGCTGGCGTGAAGCCtcacttttgttcattttgtggAAGGAGTTTTTCACGACTGTACTCTTTAAAAGAGCACGAGCGTATTCATACTGGTGTGAGACCTTATATGTGCTTTGACTGCGAAAAGACCTTCACTACATCCAGTGTCTTAACAAAACACCAGAGAagtcatactggagagaaaccgtacaAGTGCTCacactgtggaaagagttttgctTGGCCAGGAACCTTGAAAGATCATGAgcgaattcatactggagagaagccacacCAGTGCTCTtcatgtgggaagagtttcaccaAAACATCTAATCTACGGACTCATGAGAAAAAGCATTGCCTGAAGTTGTCTAAGTGA